From a single Aspergillus puulaauensis MK2 DNA, chromosome 2, nearly complete sequence genomic region:
- a CDS encoding DUF1772 domain-containing protein (COG:S;~EggNog:ENOG410PTAW;~PFAM:PF08592;~TransMembrane:2 (i66-84o104-123i)), with product MAQYPPGIRVAQAVGLTGAAYLAGNIASFTLASVPALQTAHARYQAPLTLIVKQWRDMYEAGHSQNPPVAILAASAFAFLAWSVHRDVAIAALAPRNASTLYGLAAALTVGIVPWTLATMMGVNRLLLERAGNAAWAPSGEKGEEEEVEVTGALAKWKTLNGVRALLPLLGVVAGVCAF from the exons ATGGCCCAATATCCACCTGGAATCCGCGTCGCCCAGGCCGTCGGCCTGACTGGAGCCGCATACCTAGCTG GCAACATCGCATCCTTCACCCTCGCCAGCGTCCCAGCCCTCCAAACCGCACACGCCCGGTACCAAGCACCCCTGACCCTAATCGTCAAGCAATGGCGCGACATGTACGAAGCCGGCCACAGTCAGAACCCGCCCGTCGCGATCCTGGCGGCGTCGGCATTCGCGTTCCTTGCATGGTCCGTGCACCGGGATGTCGCGATCGCGGCCCTGGCGCCGCGCAACGCGTCCACGCTTTATGGTCTTGCGGCGGCGTTGACGGTGGGGATTGTCCCGTGGACTCTTGCGACGATGATGGGAGTTAAtcggttgttgttggagaggGCGGGGAATGCGGCTTGGGCGCCGAGtggggagaagggggaggaggaggaggtcgaggttACGGGGGCTTTGGCGAAGTGGAAGACTCTTAATGGGGTGAGGGCGTTGTTGCCGCTTCtgggggttgttgcgggTGTTTGTGCTTTTTAG